A region from the Etheostoma spectabile isolate EspeVRDwgs_2016 chromosome 9, UIUC_Espe_1.0, whole genome shotgun sequence genome encodes:
- the pycr3 gene encoding pyrroline-5-carboxylate reductase 3 isoform X2: MDDSGIKKQNWDVKETELFLEILKELDMKKCLDGRKVRNNKLFKVAHRRMTVAGYHRSVDQLKFRWKLLKSAYYKCKREPNSPAPTKIQGWWRYEKTMIAIMESRHPLVGAGVNSDRNDEVTEDSDGEASMLHWPQPCPDNSTQNLGLIIKMDPEMDAQLKIGFIGAGNMAFGIAKGILSGNVLPVNVKVSAPSSRNLGRFQELGIAVTHSNIEVVCGSDVVFVAVKPHLVPLVLNEVSLHVTDRHIIVSVAAGVTLATLEELLPENSVAIRLMPNLPCLVQEGALLFARGSHAKQEDGALLRSLLHRCGLVEEGPEAWIDIHTGLSGSGVAFVYLFAEALAEGAVKMGMPSALAHSIASQTVLGAGRVLRESGKHPAQLRSEVCTPGGTTIHGLHTLEQGGVRAATMSAVESATERARELGRKSAAGSRK; the protein is encoded by the exons ATGGACGACTCTGGTATCAAGAAACAGAACTGGGACGTGAAGGAGACGGAGTTGTTTCTGGAAATCCTCAAGGAGCTGGACATGAAGAAATGCTTAGACGGAAGGAAAGTGAGGAATAACAAACTCTTCAAGGTGGCACACAGGAGAATGACAGTAGCCGGCTATCACAGATCTGTGGACCAATTAAAGTTTCGCTGGAAACTTCTTAAAAGTGCGTACTACAAGTGCAAGAGAGAACCCAACTCTCCGGCACCGACCAAAATACAAGGTTGGTGGCGGTATGAAAAGACAATGATAGCTATCATGGAGTCCAGACACCCCCTGGTCGGAGCTGGGGTCAACTCTGACAGAAATGATGAAGTGACAGAGGACTCGGACGGAGAAGCATCAATGCTGCACTGGCCGCAGCCCTGCCCGGACAATTCCACCCAGAACCTGGGTTTAATT ATCAAAATGGACCCTGAGATGGACGCGCAGCTGAAGATTGGTTTTATAGGTGCAGGGAACATGGCCTTTGGCATCGCAAAGGGCATCTTGTCTG GAAATGTTCTTCCTGTAAACGTCAAAGTGAGCGCACCGTCTTCCAGGAACCTGGGACGCTTTCAG GAGCTCGGGATTGCCGTCACTCACTCCAACATAGAGGTGGTCTGTGGGTCAGATGTGGTTTTTGTAGCAGTCAAACCTCACCTGGTTCCACTAGTTCTCAATGAGGTCTCGCTACACGTCACTGACCGACACATTATTGTGTCTGTTGCAGCTGGAGTAACGTTGGCAACCTTGGAAGAG CTCCTGCCAGAGAATTCTGTTGCCATCAGGCTGATGCCAAACCTCCCATGTTTGGTTCAGGAAGGGGCTCTCCTGTTTGCAAGGGGATCCCATGCAAAACAGGAGGACGGAGCTCTTCTTCGCTCCTTGTTGCACCGATGTGGTTTGGTGGAGGAGGGACCTGAGGCCTGGATTGACATCCACACTGGACTGAGTGGGAGCGGAGTGGCTTTC GTGTATCTGTTTGCTGAAGCATTGGCAGAAGGAGCTGTTAAAATGGGAATGCCAAGTGCTCTGGCACACAGCATCGCATCTCAAACTGTTCTG GGTGCCGGGAGAGTGTTACGTGAGTCCGGGAAGCATCCGGCTCAGCTCCGCTCTGAGGTCTGCACCCCAGGTGGAACAACCATCCACGGGCTTCACACCCTGGAACAGGGCGGTGTGAGGGCGGCGACCATGAGCGCTGTGGAATCCGCCACCGAGAGAGCCAGGGAGCTGGGCCGAAAGTCAGCAGCAGGATCCAGGAAATGA
- the bmb gene encoding protein brambleberry — MTHLLTQRLYFLLVSVLACQCPGVSGLFEWLKGAAAPPPAPPPPPAVVPALLAKDAQFEMATTDERFLSEAKQLELSPLDSCHFKVVAQLKASCESLPEEQLAKLGVVLFNCQAAVEGRQTYPCTEEMTIKECTADMDSDTWNAYHIVSNRARSVCYATRQQLFRRRAEHTVNALISTATSQLETMKDLKEGQLELKELTAASLDKLLDGHSALQEQQGKLYEGQGQMESSLRDNLERLGQEKALIASGQELVAQLIQGITKRMENVSEHLQSQGSEVQDSHKAIVKDLADVRHQAQDIHQKIDHSMLEFLQYQDQTSQYYADLMDKLERMNSTLGATLRYLDSMQSRIEERLHMIQGYLGWAGLSLTAMWTCIAHTGYFVLCAVLLTFLRCPGFSRAMLLLTVPLNAMAEVNQQPALDLPCLSLLLVILSLGQWFVSHLWAYLQSGGEPAAPLPLASWAIVEPQKPVSSSSSSYPPSSTPQKDRSDGSIDQDDLLNQDSFISGNFGISAASPLHRKPIPESRFTPIIGTPNHSTPRLVPRPVLSEARVADIPVRDLGGVFDFVIDSHDSMNDSRSASPTPSVSNSSISGRQLCNGITKTGKVCKKRAVPGQDYCRVHEGGLTSYVAK; from the exons ATGACTCATCTCCTGACCCAGCGCCTGTATTTCCTGCTGGTCAGCGTTCTGGCCTGTCAGTGTCCTGGAGTCAGCGGGCTGTTTGAGTGGCTGAAGGGGGCGGCGGCCCCCCCACCAGCACCGCCACCTCCACCAGCAGTAGTTCCGGCACTTCTTGCAAAGGATGCTCAGTTTGAGATGGCTACAACAGATGAGAGGTTTTTGTCTGAGGCAAAGCAGCTGGAGCTGAGCCCGTTAGACAGCTGTCATTTTAAG GTGGTTGCCCAGCTGAAGGCGAGCTGTGAAAGCCTCCCAGAGGAGCAGCTTGCGAAGCTCGGCGTCGTCCTGTTTAACTGCCAGGCCGCGGTGGAGGGCCGCCAGACCTACCCCTGCACAGAGGAAATG ACTATAAAAGAGTGCACAGCAGACATGGATTCAGACACGTGGAATGCTTACCACATAGTGAGCAACAGAGCGCGCTCCGTTTGCTACGCGACTCGCCAGCAGCTCTTCCGGCGCAGAGCAGAGCACACGGTCAACGCCCTCATCTCCACAGCCACAAGCCAGCTGGAAACTATGAAGGACCTGAAG gagGGCCAGCTGGAGCTGAAGGAACTGACTGCAGCTTCCTTGGACAAGCTGCTGGATGGTCACAGTGCTCTGCAGGAACAACAGGGGAAACTGTATGAGGGCCAGGGGCAAATGGAGAGCTCACTGAGGGACAACTTGGAGCGTCTGGGGCAGGAAAAAGCCCTCATCGCCTCTGGACAGGAACTGGTAGCCCAGCTCATTCAGGGCATTACAAAGAGAATGG agAATGTGAGTGAGCATCTGCAGAGCCAAGGCTCGGAGGTGCAGGACAGCCACAAGGCGATTGTTAAAGACCTCGCAGATGTCAGACACCAAGCTCAGGACATCCACCAAAAGATCG ATCACAGTATGTTGGAGTTCCTACAGTACCAGGACCAGACCTCGCAGTACTACGCTGACCTGATGGATAAACTGGAGCGCATGAACAGCACCCTGGGAGCCACGCTGCGCTACCTGGACAGCATGCAGAGCCGCATCGAGGAGAGGCTCCACATGATCCAGGGCTACCTCGGCTGGGCAG GGTTGAGCCTGACCGCCATGTGGACGTGTATTGCACATACGGGCTACTTCGTCCTGTGTGCTGTCCTGCTGACGTTCCTGCGTTGTCCAGGTTTCTCTCGAGCCATGCTGCTGCTCACCGTGCCTCTCAACGCAATGGCCGAGGTCAACCAGCAGCCGGCACTGGATCTGCCCTGCCTCAGCCTCCTGCTGGTCATCCTCTCTCTGG GTCAGTGGTTTGTGAGTCATTTGTGGGCGTACCTTCAGTCAGGAGGAGAGCCAGCCGCCCCGCTGCCACTGGCTTCATGGGCCATCGTGGAGCCACAGAAACCAGTATCATCCAGCTCATCCTCATATCCGCCGTCCTCTACACCGCAGAA AGATAGAAGTGATGGTTCTATTGATCAAGACGACCTGTTGAATCAGGACAGCTTCATATCTG GTAACTTTGGCATATCAGCAGCATCTCCTCTTCACAGGAAGCCAATCCCAGAGTCCAGGTTTACGCCAATCATTGGGACACCCAATCACTCCACTCCCAGGCTAGTACCGCGGCCGGTTCTTTCAGAG GCTCGAGTTGCCGACATCCCCGTTAGAGACCTGGGAggtgtttttgattttgtaatcGACTCGCACGACTCCATGAACGACTCCCGAAGTGCGAGTCCTACCCCGTCAGTCAGCAACAG CTCAATATCAGGCCGTCAGCTGTGCAATGGTATCACAAAAACAGGGAAGGTCTGTAAGAAGCGAGCCGTGCCAGGACAGGACTACTGCAGAGTCCATGAGGGGGGGCTCACCTCTTATGTTGCTAAATGa
- the pycr3 gene encoding pyrroline-5-carboxylate reductase 3 isoform X1 has translation MDDSGIKKQNWDVKETELFLEILKELDMKKCLDGRKVRNNKLFKVAHRRMTVAGYHRSVDQLKFRWKLLKSAYYKCKREPNSPAPTKIQGWWRYEKTMIAIMESRHPLVGAGVNSDRNDEVTEDSDGEASMLHWPQPCPDNSTQNLGLIVGVMPCRIKMDPEMDAQLKIGFIGAGNMAFGIAKGILSGNVLPVNVKVSAPSSRNLGRFQELGIAVTHSNIEVVCGSDVVFVAVKPHLVPLVLNEVSLHVTDRHIIVSVAAGVTLATLEELLPENSVAIRLMPNLPCLVQEGALLFARGSHAKQEDGALLRSLLHRCGLVEEGPEAWIDIHTGLSGSGVAFVYLFAEALAEGAVKMGMPSALAHSIASQTVLGAGRVLRESGKHPAQLRSEVCTPGGTTIHGLHTLEQGGVRAATMSAVESATERARELGRKSAAGSRK, from the exons ATGGACGACTCTGGTATCAAGAAACAGAACTGGGACGTGAAGGAGACGGAGTTGTTTCTGGAAATCCTCAAGGAGCTGGACATGAAGAAATGCTTAGACGGAAGGAAAGTGAGGAATAACAAACTCTTCAAGGTGGCACACAGGAGAATGACAGTAGCCGGCTATCACAGATCTGTGGACCAATTAAAGTTTCGCTGGAAACTTCTTAAAAGTGCGTACTACAAGTGCAAGAGAGAACCCAACTCTCCGGCACCGACCAAAATACAAGGTTGGTGGCGGTATGAAAAGACAATGATAGCTATCATGGAGTCCAGACACCCCCTGGTCGGAGCTGGGGTCAACTCTGACAGAAATGATGAAGTGACAGAGGACTCGGACGGAGAAGCATCAATGCTGCACTGGCCGCAGCCCTGCCCGGACAATTCCACCCAGAACCTGGGTTTAATTGTAGGGGTGATGCCGTGCCGT ATCAAAATGGACCCTGAGATGGACGCGCAGCTGAAGATTGGTTTTATAGGTGCAGGGAACATGGCCTTTGGCATCGCAAAGGGCATCTTGTCTG GAAATGTTCTTCCTGTAAACGTCAAAGTGAGCGCACCGTCTTCCAGGAACCTGGGACGCTTTCAG GAGCTCGGGATTGCCGTCACTCACTCCAACATAGAGGTGGTCTGTGGGTCAGATGTGGTTTTTGTAGCAGTCAAACCTCACCTGGTTCCACTAGTTCTCAATGAGGTCTCGCTACACGTCACTGACCGACACATTATTGTGTCTGTTGCAGCTGGAGTAACGTTGGCAACCTTGGAAGAG CTCCTGCCAGAGAATTCTGTTGCCATCAGGCTGATGCCAAACCTCCCATGTTTGGTTCAGGAAGGGGCTCTCCTGTTTGCAAGGGGATCCCATGCAAAACAGGAGGACGGAGCTCTTCTTCGCTCCTTGTTGCACCGATGTGGTTTGGTGGAGGAGGGACCTGAGGCCTGGATTGACATCCACACTGGACTGAGTGGGAGCGGAGTGGCTTTC GTGTATCTGTTTGCTGAAGCATTGGCAGAAGGAGCTGTTAAAATGGGAATGCCAAGTGCTCTGGCACACAGCATCGCATCTCAAACTGTTCTG GGTGCCGGGAGAGTGTTACGTGAGTCCGGGAAGCATCCGGCTCAGCTCCGCTCTGAGGTCTGCACCCCAGGTGGAACAACCATCCACGGGCTTCACACCCTGGAACAGGGCGGTGTGAGGGCGGCGACCATGAGCGCTGTGGAATCCGCCACCGAGAGAGCCAGGGAGCTGGGCCGAAAGTCAGCAGCAGGATCCAGGAAATGA
- the pycr3 gene encoding pyrroline-5-carboxylate reductase 3 isoform X3: MDPEMDAQLKIGFIGAGNMAFGIAKGILSGNVLPVNVKVSAPSSRNLGRFQELGIAVTHSNIEVVCGSDVVFVAVKPHLVPLVLNEVSLHVTDRHIIVSVAAGVTLATLEELLPENSVAIRLMPNLPCLVQEGALLFARGSHAKQEDGALLRSLLHRCGLVEEGPEAWIDIHTGLSGSGVAFVYLFAEALAEGAVKMGMPSALAHSIASQTVLGAGRVLRESGKHPAQLRSEVCTPGGTTIHGLHTLEQGGVRAATMSAVESATERARELGRKSAAGSRK, from the exons ATGGACCCTGAGATGGACGCGCAGCTGAAGATTGGTTTTATAGGTGCAGGGAACATGGCCTTTGGCATCGCAAAGGGCATCTTGTCTG GAAATGTTCTTCCTGTAAACGTCAAAGTGAGCGCACCGTCTTCCAGGAACCTGGGACGCTTTCAG GAGCTCGGGATTGCCGTCACTCACTCCAACATAGAGGTGGTCTGTGGGTCAGATGTGGTTTTTGTAGCAGTCAAACCTCACCTGGTTCCACTAGTTCTCAATGAGGTCTCGCTACACGTCACTGACCGACACATTATTGTGTCTGTTGCAGCTGGAGTAACGTTGGCAACCTTGGAAGAG CTCCTGCCAGAGAATTCTGTTGCCATCAGGCTGATGCCAAACCTCCCATGTTTGGTTCAGGAAGGGGCTCTCCTGTTTGCAAGGGGATCCCATGCAAAACAGGAGGACGGAGCTCTTCTTCGCTCCTTGTTGCACCGATGTGGTTTGGTGGAGGAGGGACCTGAGGCCTGGATTGACATCCACACTGGACTGAGTGGGAGCGGAGTGGCTTTC GTGTATCTGTTTGCTGAAGCATTGGCAGAAGGAGCTGTTAAAATGGGAATGCCAAGTGCTCTGGCACACAGCATCGCATCTCAAACTGTTCTG GGTGCCGGGAGAGTGTTACGTGAGTCCGGGAAGCATCCGGCTCAGCTCCGCTCTGAGGTCTGCACCCCAGGTGGAACAACCATCCACGGGCTTCACACCCTGGAACAGGGCGGTGTGAGGGCGGCGACCATGAGCGCTGTGGAATCCGCCACCGAGAGAGCCAGGGAGCTGGGCCGAAAGTCAGCAGCAGGATCCAGGAAATGA